TGTTCTGACTAGTTTTGGTTTTTtgtatttaaattttttggacTAACTCCTCTTTGTacctagggctgcaaacgagtcgagtcgagtcgagttttggacttatcgagccgagctcgacttAAAAATGggtgagctcgagttcgagcacGAGCTCGACGAGCCTATAAGaattgagctcgagctcgactcgactaaaAAAAAAGCTAAGCTCAAGCTCGACTCGTTAAGGCTCGCGAGTTGATGCTCGATTTCtggctcgcgagcagctcgattTGTGAGCTCGAATTTTTGACTCGTTAGCTCGAATTTTGGGAATTAATGtaacaaaaaaaatcattttatcaACTAATTCCTAACCAAATTATGAGCTTAATGATAGCTTACAATTCATGCCTATAATTGACCATAATTTTTCACATTATCATAATCAAAAAAGGCCTACAAATTTTTCACTAAATACAATCATAAATTTAGAAATACATGCCACATAAGTCTAGAATTTAAATGCCCAACACTTCATACAAGTTCAACATTCTCAGTCACAAAATTTAATATCAGAAAATAAGTAAATAACAACCAAAAGCAGGCCAAGAACTTCTTACTACAGAAACTTATTGAATTACAAATTACAAACTAAGCACAGTCATTGAAGTCACGGACTTCTTCTCTTCTTAGAAATGTCAGAGGATTCATAGTCCCAGCTCCAACCTGCTCAATACgtccaaaaataaataagtgccaatcaaggagctatacaaaaaccTCACTAGCATGCATTTTACATATGGAATTTTACCCATTCAAGGATACTTGAGAGCTAATTGAGGTGCAGAAGTTTcgcaaaagaaattttaaaagagCAACAGGCCTCAGAGATCTTGGTGGATAGAAAATCATCAGGTGGGTAGATAAATTACCCATCAAGAGTAGCAAATATCTATTTCTCACATCACAAGCCCttctctttcaatttttgaaaaattgccGGAACATTCCACTCAGATGCATCATGTCATCTGTTCAGTGCTAATACGGATTTCAAAAcgagaaagttaaaaaaatgcTGCTTAACATGCATAAAAACCATTAATTATGTAGATTGGCTGGGTAGGAGATGAACAACAGGTGATGCTAGTGCTGTGGGGTCAGAAGTAGCTGGTGGTTTTTTATCATTCTTACGGAGAATGATGAATGGGAATCCGTTTGATTTTTTCATCACTCCCATGATCACCAGTTCACCACCACTACCCCAACTGGGCTCAAATCTTTGCCACAGCAAGACATAGTAGCAAATCAATTTAAGTAGGAAAAGATAGTTTTTACATGTTATTTTCCAAAACTATATatcaaaagataagaaaatcagtagataaaaaaattataaaaaaaaattgtatccTTGTCACCAAAAAATCCTAAAAGCATAGGAGGAATGATTCGGAGCTAAAGGTAGACAACACACGCaggtgtgaaaaaaaaaagaaaaaagcaataATTTGAGCTCAAAAATGTTATTTCAGCATCTATTCCAGCTAAAATACCAGTTAAATTAACTAGAGGGAAGCAACAAACTTCAGACAAGAGAAAGGAAGACGGAGGGGAAGGAACGCCGAACGGCCCGAACCAACCTTAAATTGGAAATCAAATTGAGGGCTTTAAGATGCGCCGTGGAGGAAGACAGATGGTTAGCAGTCCTTAAGACGCACCGTGGAGGAAGTCAAGCCTCTGTCCGAATACAGCTGAGCCAACGACGAAGGTGAGTTGCAGTCAATTGCTTCGAGAGGAAGAAGGTTTCTCTCGAATGAAGTCGAATTGCAGTCGAATGAGGCCTGAAGGGTAGCAGTGGCGGTGCCGCGGTGGTGGCTGTGGTCAGCGTGGTGCACTCGTGGGTGGTGGCGGCGATGGCTAGGGCTTGAGAAGGTGTgaaggaaagaaggaaagaCCAAATAGAAATGCGGTAGAGGAGAAGTAATAAGAAATGGAATTGGGGAAAGTAATTTTTGCTATGTGCGAGCCTCCATCTGATACTCGAAGTCGAATTCTATCCCAATTCCCATGTTATAACTTAGTAATTAACTATataaataagggtatttttgtaaTTTCACAAAGCTCGTCGAGCGGCTCGACGAGCTAACGAGCCTAATAGAGGATGGCTCGAGTTCGACTCGATTTATAAACGAGccgctcgagctcgactcgaggtTTGACTCAAGCTGCTTGCGAGCGGCTCGCGAGCGGGTCGAATCGTTTGCAGCCCTATTTGTACTCCTAAACTTGCATCACTTTCTCACTTTGCATTCTAAACTTTAATTTTGGATACTTTGCATCCTAAACTCTCAAATTTGTCTTATTTAAATCCAATCAATAATTACATTCACGAAATTAATGAGATAAAAGATGGTGAAATTAATTAGAATGCATCGTCTGTATTCATTGCTGTCTCTTAGCTTTTTTTTAACCACTTTCAGCATATTGCCATTGATTTATATGGCTTCAATCACTAATATggttagcaaatttagtgagaaaaatatgataaaaattAATGGCAATATATTGATTTATTTTTGTCACAATACTGTGGCACCTTTTAATCACTTTCAGCACATTGTAATTGGTTTGTTTGGGTTTTATAAATAGTAAATTTTGCCAAAATTATCATTGATTGAATTTAAATGGGACCAACTTGAGAATTTAGGTTGCAAAGTGTCCAAAATCAAGAGTTTAGGGCACAAAgtattcaaaattgaaatttagggTGTAAAATAAGAAAGTGATACAAATTTGGGAGTACAAAACCAAATTAAtatgaatttttcttctttttactaGTGAATTACTAGTTCTtgttgttaaattttttttttttacccctcCCACCTCTCCTCACTCCTTCCCACCCCCTAACTATCAAACATAGAAGAACTTGACAGCAGGGAATACTATAACAATCCTTCCCTGACCACTAACCAACCCTAGTGGTTGTAGTTGTTTAAAGCTAACTACTACAttgtttctttattttgaaatttgattttttttcaataggCACATGACTAAACGTGCCTAAATTCTATCAgtaattagaaaaaattcttcaaatgcCCTGAATCTGATTTAATTGGATATATTACAGATCATATTTGCTCTTACCAAAATGTTAAGGACTAAAAATGCACATGTGCTAAACATTGAAGATCAGATTTGCTTTTGTCAAAACATTAAGAACTAAAACCGCATAGAGGGTAAACATTCAAGACTaaaactgcatttttttttctaagttttAACTCTTCCTTACACAAGAAACAACTGGTAAAAAAACCCAAGCAACAATCGATATCAGCAAAAAATAAGAACAAATTAGGTtggtttccccttttttttggaGTATTCATATGTGAAATGATATAAGGTTGGATTTGGAAATTTGGTGGGGGAAGAGGGAGGAGAAACTTCCCTAGAAGAACAGAGTTAGGGTTTTCTAGTGACGGGAGTTAAACATATATTGTATTTCATAATTAAAGAAAAGTACATGTCACCGTACTAGAATGTGTAGCAAGGTGTTGCACTTTTAGGTGTTACAGAAAACCCATAACCGTTTCTGAGAGATCTATGATATTTTCTCAAGAAACTTACTTCTGCTCGGCCCCCTCAAATGCAAATTTCTCACTAGTATGGCTAATCAGTTCATTATCTCAGTCCTTAGGTAGAAATTTGGTAGTAGATTTCTTCACTAAGGCCAATATGTATTTGAAACCAATAAAGCAAAGACATGCAGGCTATATTACAGAGGCGGAGCGAGCAAAATTTCTCAAAGGGGCACAAATAAAAGGAATTCACTAATGTCTAATAAACTCATCAAATTACAAGACGTTTTCTTACCTATTAGCAGTTTATAACCCCTTAAAACAATTGTTTTAGTTGTAGTGGCAATTAAATATATGGATTATAACGTGTTATTTTATTAGTAGTTGTTATCAATAACCAAGTACATATGGACCTTCTGCAAATTAGTGAAGAAAAATTCTTCTAAAATTTAATAcctaaattaaatattttttattgatCAGTTTGGGCACATTAACAAATTAGTGTTAATATTTCAGGATTTAATAATACATCACCGCGGTTGGCTATATTCACTAGAGTCCTGCTAACCAACATGTATAACTTGGTCTCTGGTGATAAATCCCTTGCCCTCATATATAACTTTTGGTCTCATATTAATAATCTTCTTTGGTGTAGCACAAATTAAAAAATTCTTCTTTACCGTACACTGATTAACATTCCAGCATTTATAGGCAAATTATGTGTTTGTACTTGATTATAAACATTAGGAGGCAAACTCTGAATTAACTTGAAGAAAGGAGATAAAGCTAACTTTTAGACTGGAGTGGTTGGGCATTTTCAAAGAACAAGTGCAAAAGCACACCACCTTCTTACTGGCTTCATTATAGACACGGTACCATTTCCCCTTGTGTTCCAGATAGAAAATTAGTGTAACAGTACAACCCTTATTGTCCATTTACATAATGCACTCCAAGAACTAACAGTACAACCCTTATTGTCCATTTACATAATGCACTCCAAGAACTACTACGAAAAGGTATTGCTTGTTTGGATGAAATGCCGTGTCTCATAATTTTTGCTCTTGGAAAATATCTCATGCTactgatttttattttctttaagcTGACAACTTGACATACATATcatgcaagaaaaaaaaaatgctgcaGAATTACAACTATTGATGACGTTGGTTTCTCCCGTACCTCCTCACATTGTGTGGATCTTGGCTATCTAATTTTTGCGTGCTTCTAAGGATCTTGTATTTCCGCCTCCGGACCAAATAATAGGTATATCCCATTAAAGGATCAAAGTAGAGATGCTAGGAGGGAAAAATACCTTCAGTCAAACTTAACAAAAACTTAACAAGATAAGGGAACCCTGATCCCTTAACTCTGATAAAAGCTTGAGAACATACTTGGAATGTTTAATGGCCAATCTGCTGTAAAAGTGAACATAAAATTTGATGAAGATGATACCATTTTGATGAAAGGGAggaaaattaataacaaaaagagagagagaatgagATGATGAGCTGATCATGTGCAAATGTTGGTGGCTAATGTACCTGGAACTTGAGAACTCATAAAGCTTCCCTTTGGGGGAGAAAATGATCAGTAATCTTCTGCATCACAAAGAACTGATAGCTCAAAGGCCTTCTTGAGAAGTCCCCTTCTCCTTTTAGAGAATGTCACTTGTCTACTTGTTGCATTTCTCCTCTTGATCTGAGGTTTCCCTGTCACCATTCTTACAATTTTAGTTAACAAACGAGGTGCAAAATTAAATCCACCGACAGCCCTGAAAAGAAGTCAATGATTCCATAAAGTGTCAAAGtgccaaaagaaaatttttaatcaagaaaaaaaatttccaagaaCAGAAAGAACCAGGAGGAAATGGAATTGATTGACTCCATATAAATGGAAAACCAGACTAAACCTTTTCTGGGAAGTCTCAGATCTGCAAGATGGTAGATGAGAAAAGCTGGAAAATATTGGGTAGGTAAAACCCTTGTAGAAACCCTAAAGAGCGATTTTTCAGGCAAATGTACAGAGAAATTTTCCTCAATGTCTTTACATAAATGATTAAGGAAGGACCAGCAAGGTCCCACAACCTCATCCCTTGAGACACTCCCAAAATAGAAACAGCGGGGGATGACATTTGTTCAAGGGCAAGTGGAAACTTATGGGAAGCATAATATTTTTAGTTAACGATGCCGAGGAGACCATTacttatcaattttttttctttttaatcgaCAACATCTATATTATTCTATTTTATAAGAGAGGAAAAACTAATTGGATTGTATAAGGAATTAGAGGAAAGATTGGGGACGATCCGACCCACATCTTGCAAGTCAGTTATTTTCTAATCCTTACTCGTTCGGCATATCAACGGGTAACTAATGATTGAGTATCCATTAGAAAAGAGTCGGATTAGCAGTAATTTGTCTCGCGCCTCtcatcatttaattttttaaaaagataATGTATACTAATTtattaggattaatctttcttacactatcagtgtataaaCTGATAAAGTTGAATGAATACTACATCatctgaatttgaatttaaacatcaaattttgtatatgtaGTATGCATCTAGATCTGCTAGTGTTTAAAAAATTTACCCAATTTATTATTATATCTTACATATTTATGTAATATTCAATATAgattttatccaaaaaaatctCATGCCAAAAACAAACTTGCAAGAGAAtacaagaaaaagtaaaaaaagaatccaaaactaataaaaattgTTACAAGCATTGCCCTTTTTATAAATATTCTAAATCaattcaacctttttttttaaattaagaTCATGACCTCTATAAATAAATCTTGTAAACAAATTATAGGAGCTTATATTTGGGGTGTAATTTGCTCAATATAATCACTTACTTAAGTCTAAAAATAATACtttgtatatgtatataaaaattatatatatatgtaagtatatatatgtatatatatgcgGAATTAGTCTGGTACCCAGGGATTTTTAATTCTCTGACCCTAACCTGTCTCACATATAAACGGGTACCCTATTCTCTTTTGATTCACTCAAATAATGTGAATCAAATACCCTATTTTTCGGAGTGGATCATATCGATCTCAAGAATTTTCAAATTAGCAGGTATTTTTGTTCACCCAAACCCATCTAAATTAAAAGAATACTCTAGCACACTTTTTGAACTTTTTTAATTGTAGGGTATGAAATTTGAATCCCAACGTACTGATCAAAGAGGATAAATCCCTCTTAATCGCCAACTTACACAAGAGAAGTTTGTTATTTTACTTATCAAAGTGAACGCGAGTTTTCAAGCTGTGCATTCGTGGATCGACAGTAATTTTTTAGCATCATCTCAAGGCATTTGGCCCTCTTACTTTATTAAATTCCTTTCTCCGAGTCTGAAGTTGTTAATGCTCTGTTCACAATTGCATTACTGATTattcttcttcctttgttgGTATAATAATTACTTGACTAAAAATAATAGATTATTGGGTCTTTCTCTTCATTGAGCACCAGGATTAGGTAATAAGTACAGTTAAACCACAAAAAAGTGCCAAACTTGCGGCAATAACCAGCTTTAACTGACTTGGGATCCTTTATTACATATTGGGAAAATGACcggtttcatccctcacatttcacaaaattattcttttcgtccctcacttttaaaacgaaacaatttcatccttgacatttaaaaactgaaattattacatccctgaacccaaTTTTCAATATGAATCAAACCATCTATCAACctaattacaaattttgggggtataattggtagatcacttgactaactcaacttgatattcacgtgaaatttaatgaaatccaaaataaaaaataaaaaattataacataaaaaagaagaattaatctttcctacattgtcattgtatacactgatgGGTTAATGTACCTGccatatcatttcaatttaaatttaaacaccaaattttgtatttataatatacatgtAGACTCACAAGCGTATATACTAACGGTAcatgaaaagatttacccaaaaaagaaatcctattattccaagacaaagaatgACCTTTTATgttatactttttattttttttggttcaataaatgtcatgtgaatatgatctatcaattctatctcCGAAATTTATTATTGGGTTATCGGATGGTTTGATTCAAATTGAcaattaggttcagggatgtaataggtttaatttttaaatgtcagggaccaaattgtttcgttttaaaagtgagggacgaaaagaatatttttgtgaaatgcaAGGGATGAAATAGGTCATTTTCCCTTACATATTTGCATGTTAACCATAAATCTTAGAATATTTGGTGTATTTTTTTCATTGGATTGGTGTAAATTAATACCTGGTACGACTTGAACACTAAATATTATTGTACACCAacttattaaaaatataaattaaatattgcaAGAATTATACCAACTTGTAGAGTGCAACACTCGGATGTGTAACAGATGATGCGCTGCTCTTTaaaacaaagggaaaaatgcacttttcatcctcaaagtttggcCCGTTGatcaatttcatcctcaaagtttcacccaaaacacatttcattCTCAAAGTTACATAATTTTCGCCAATTAAAGACAATTGACGGGAAATGAAGAAATTGGCGTTAGACCCAACTgtaaacccaacaaaaaatgggtTAAACCGAATGGAGCTATTTTTTAACGGAACAAAAATTGTTGCAACGGACGAAAACCAacattcttctccttcttcacTCTACCTTTCTGCAACCCCAAAACTTTTTGGCCAATCTCTGGATTTGCATCTATCCCTACAGCTTTGGCACATGACCAGTAACATAGCTGCAGCGTGCTCTTTGCATAGTGGTGTACCTTCCTCGATGGCCTCCACTAGAAAGTGGATTACAAGAGATGCAGTCTCAGCAACCTCCTTCAGTGCAATCTCTGACGAGGAAACCATCTTCTCCAGTAATGCCCTCGCCTTCTCAATCATCTCTGATTGTTTTCCGAACTCATACATTAGTTGAAGCATGGCTTTTACCATACCAAAAGAAACAATAGATGGGATTATCTGAGGATAGGTGGAGAGATTGTGAAATGTTAATATGATATCGAGCTTAGCCTACACGCTTAGATTCTGGAAACCGCGTTCTTCTGCCAATTGGGAATTCAGGGATCCAACCAGGATTGGGATAGCCCCAAATGCTGCGATTGCTAGCTTGTTAGCGGAGCAAGAAGAAAGAACCAAGAGGGCTGCTGCTGCAAGGTCAATCAATGACTCGTTTTGGCATTGAATGATCTCCAGCAATACTGGTATGGCACCAGAATTTGCAATTCGGATCTTGTTTCTGCAAAATCATAGCAAAATTAGATGGGGAACAATTCTACAGCCAATGCCTTCGGATGCAACTTCAAAAGTTGCAAATTTTAACTGAAGCAAACATTACCTTTCACTGTGAAAAGCTAGAGCAGAGTACCGTTTCAGTGGCTTCATAATCTTGCGTATGAAGCATCGTAACGAGCCGAGAAATGATCCCTCTTTCTACTAACTTATGTCTTAGTTTGGTTGCAAGTTTACCAAGTTCTCTGGTAGCTAAAATCTGAGCTTCCCGTTCATTAGATAGAAGGGCTTCCACTATCA
This sequence is a window from Coffea eugenioides isolate CCC68of chromosome 7, Ceug_1.0, whole genome shotgun sequence. Protein-coding genes within it:
- the LOC113777310 gene encoding uncharacterized protein LOC113777310, with amino-acid sequence MKPLKRYSALAFHSERNKIRIANSGAIPVLLEIIQCQNESLIDLAAAALLVLSSCSANKLAIAAFGAIPILIIPSIVSFGMVKAMLQLMYEFGKQSEMIEKARALLEKMVSSSEIALKEVAETASLVIHFLVEAIEEGTPLCKEHAAAMLLVMCQSCRDRCKSRDWPKSFGVAER